The sequence GCCGGAAGCCCGCGTACGCCTTCCCCGCCAGCGGCAGCGCGAGGATCCGGCGCCGCCGGCCCGTCGCGTCCAGATAGGCGCGGCCCCACTCCGGCAGGGTGCGGATCTCCGGGCCGCCCATGTCCGGGACCCGGCCCGACGGGGTGGGCAGCGCCAGCTCCGCCAGCCGGTCCGCGACCTCCGTGACCGCGATGGGCTGCACCCGGACCCCGTACGGCAGCGGGACCACCGGCAGCTTCGCCGCCGTGTCCACCACCCGCGCCACCAGGTCGTGGAACTGCGTCGTGCGCAGGATCGTCACGCCCAGCCCGGAAGCCTCCAGCAGCCGCTCCACCTCCAGCTTCGTGCGGTAGTAGCCGAGCGGGACCGCGTCCACCCCGACGATCGAGACGTAGACGAGGTTCGTGACCGTTCCGGCCCGTCGGGCCGCCTCGATCAGGCGCCCGGCGGCCACGTCGTCCCCGCCGCGCGGGGACGACGCGCAGTGCACGATCACCTCCGCGCCCGCCGTCGCCGTGTCCAGCCCGCTGCCGTCGCGCAGGTCGACGGGGAAGTCCGGGGAGTGCCGGCTCAGCACGCGGACGTCGTGCCCGGCCGCCCGCAGGCGGGTCACGAGCGACGTGCCGAGGGTCCCGGTGCCCCCGGTGACGAGGATGGCGCTCATGGTGTCGGTCCTTCCCTGAGGAGATGTGTCCACCAGAACAGACCGGACAGCCCTCGGGAACGTGACAGCCCCGGCACGGGATCCCGTACGGGGGATGCGGGAGGACATGCGAGGACCCGGTGGCCGCCGGGCCACCGGGTCCTCACATCAGGTCACCTACGGGAGTCAGCAGGCTCCCTGGTCCTTCCAGACACCCCATTCACCGGTGGTGCCGGGCTCTTCGTTCTGCGTCCACCACTGGGCCTTCCAGTTGCGGCCCTTGTGGGAGACGACGTTGCCGCTGTTGTAGACCGTGCCCGGCACGTACGCGGGGTTCGTGCACGTCCCGCCCGGCGGCGGCGTCGTCGGAGGCGTCGTCGGGGGAGTGGTCGGCGGGGTCGTGGGCGGGGTGGTCGGCGGGGTGGTCGGCGGCTGGGTGCCGCCCGGCTGCACCACCGTGGTGCCGCGCGCCCGGTCCCCGGCCAGGGCGTACGTCGTGCCGGAGATGTTCACCGTCCAGTTGGAGGGCGTGGACACCGGCAGGTAGTAGTTGAACGCCAGGTCGACCGAGGCGCCGGGGGCCAGAGACTGCCAGGCCGGGAGCTTCAGGGAGACCCGGTGGAAGTCGCCCTTCAGGCCGCCGACGTTGCTGCCGGTGTGGCCGCTGCTGATCACCTTCGTACCGAAGCCGGACTGGTCCGAGGCGTTGTTCGGGGCCGAGGTCCCGTAGTCGAACTGGAACTCGGTGCCGCCGGGCAGCGCGGCGTTCGTGTTGTTGGTGATCTTGATCTTCGGGGTGATCGGGTAGTTGGAGTCGCCCAGCTTGAACTCGGTGAACTCCGTCTTGATGTCCACGGCCTGCGTGGGCAGCGCGGCGCCGGACTTCTTCGCGCCGTACGGGGCGGCGGCCTTGAACTTGTCGTACATCAGCGAGGTGAGCGTGTCGCCCATCTCGTACTGGCCCTTGGCGGCGTTCCAGCCGTAGTCGCCGGCCATCTCCCAGACCATCGTGCCGCCGATGCCGCGGTCGACCACGTAATCGGCCTTGGCCGCCACCGACTGCTCGTCCTCCGTGGAGAGGAAGACCTTCTTCTGCGCGTTCCACAGCCACGGCGCCACCAGGGTGGAGTCGTACTTGCGGGCGTAGGTGCCGGTCAGGGTGGTGTTCGCGGGGAAGCCGTACTTGGTGACGTAGTCGCCGACGATCCCCTTCTCGAGGTTCTTGGCGTGCCACATCGGGTTGGAGCCCGCGGGCGACTCGACGCCGTTGGTGTCCTTGTCGTGCCACAGGTTGTCGATGCCGACCGCGCCGTCACCGCACTTGGTCAGGCCCGCGCCGGCCGGGCAGGTGGTCGCGGGGGCCTTGCCCCACAGGCCGTCGGTGCCGCCCTGCACGTTCTTGTGGCCGCGGGTGTAGTAGGGCAGGCCGATGTTGATGCGGCCGGCCGGCATGGACCCGCGGAAGTAGTGGTAGGCCCAGTCGGTGTTGAGGTAGCCGATGTTCCCGTACTGGGAGCTGCCGTAGACGTTCGCGGCGGCCAGCTCGGCGTCCTTGCCGTCGTCGAAGAGCGAGGCGTTCGGCCCGACGAACTCGTTCCAGGCGCCGTGCAGGTCGTAGGACATGATGTTGACGTAGTCCAGGTACTTCTGCATCTGGAACGTCTCCATGCCCCGCAGCAGGTAGCCGGAGGAGGGGGCGGCGACGGTGAGCAGGTAGTGCTTGCCGTCGGCGGCGCCCGCGCGGTCGAGCTTCTCGCGCAGGGACTTCATCAGGGCGTCGTAGCCCTTGACGAGGCCGGCCCGGCGGGCGTTGGACAGCTGCCAGTCCAGCGGGTTGCCTGCGTCCTTCATGGTGGTCGGGTACTCGTAGTCGATGTCGACGCCGTTGAACCCGTATGTGCGGATGAACTCGACCGAGGAGTCCGCGAAGGTGTCGATGCCGGCCTGGTTGACCGAGCCGTCGGCGTTGGTGGCCATCGAGTAGAAGCCGCCGGAGGCGACCCGGTTGCCGTCGTCGCCGAAGTAGCCGCCCGTCTCCGCCCAGCCGCCGACCGAGATCAGCGTCTTGACGTCCGGGTACTGCTTCTTGAACTTGGTCAGCTGGTTGAAGTGGCCCTTGTAGGGGAGGGCGGGATCCATCTCGGCGCCCGCGACGCCCGGCCAGGTCATCCCGGTGGCGGCGTTGTTCGCGTTGTCGGTGCCGACCGAGATCTTGTTGTCGGCTCCCACGTGGGCGAACGCGTAATTCAGATGGGTGACCTTGGACCAGGGGATGTTGTTGGCGAGGTAGGCGGGGGTGCCGTCCTTGCCGGTGCGCCAGCCCGTGAAGTAGCCGATGACGCGTCGCTGGTGGTCGGCGCCCATCTTCTCGCGGCCCTCGGTGTCGTACACCGAGCAGTACGGGACGTCGACACCGGCGGTCTTGTACAGCCCGTCGGGGCGACAGGACTCGTGGTCGGCGGCGTGCGAGACGCCCGTAGAGAGACCGCCCAGCAGCAGTCCGGCGATTGCGGCGCCGGATGCCAGGAGCATCGCTCTCGTACGCGTGGGGGACAGCATGGTGCCTCCTGGGGAGGGGAGGTGGGGAATCAAATGGACACGACGTGGAGCAACAGCAAGGTGACTGACTCGTGTTGGCCCGTGACGTGCGCACATCTGACGGGCTGTTCCCGGGAGAGATGAAGGGAACGTTAAGAGGACTAGACCAACCCGTCAATAGGTCTGGACCAAAGCTGGCTGCAGTCGGTCACACCCGTTGCGGCGCCTGGCCTCCGCCCGCCCGGGACCGGACCGCCCCCGTCCACCCCTCCGCCCCGCCCGTCCGGCACCCCTGCCGGACGGGCCGGCTGAGACCGCCTCGAATCCGCGTCCATGTGAGCCAGGCCACATCTCTTCGCTCGCGTGGCCGCCGATCACCCGTGGCAGACTGAATCCAGTACCAGTAAGCAGCGCACTCCGGGGTCGGTGTAATTCCGAACCGGCGGTTATAGTCCGCGACCCGTCCGCAGCCAGCGGCCGGTTGACCAGGTGAGATTCCTGGACCGACGGTTAAAGTCCGGATGGGAGGCAGTGCGCGGCGGGCCAGTGACCGGTACGCCGCCGTCGGCGGTTCGTCGGCGTATTCCCCTGTGGATACGTCTGACCGGACCGTTTTTCCGGCCTCGGCGTCCCCGTGTGCGCAAACCCGCTTCATCTGTCGTATCCCGACAGGCCCCGGAGTCCGTGCCCGATGAGGCAGGAGGACCCGGTGGCGACACCCACCACGGACGCGGCACCCGACGAGGCCACCCGCGCCATGCGCCGAGCCGTCGAACTCGCGGCCCGCGGGCTCGGCTGCACCACCCCCAACCCGGTCGTCGGCTGCGTCATCACCGACGCCGAGGGCACCGTCGTCGGCGAGGGCTGGCACCAGCGGGCCGGCGGCCCGCACGCCGAGGTCCACGCCCTGCGCGCGGCAGGAGACGCCGCCCGCGGCGCCACCGCCTACGTCACCCTCGAACCCTGCAACCACACCGGCCGTACGGGACCCTGCGCACAGGCCCTGATCGCCGCCGGGATCAGCCGCGTCGTGTACGCCGTGTCCGACCCCAGCCCGCAGGCCGGCGGCGGAGCCGCCACCCTGCGCGCCGCCGGGATCCAGACCACGGCCGGACTCCTCGCAGAAGAGGCCGAGCAGGGCAACGCCGCCTGGCTGACCTCCGTACGCCTCGGGCGCCCGCACGTCACGTGGAAGTACGCCGCCACCCTCGACGGCCGCAGCGCCGCCGCGGACGGCAGCAGCCGCTGGATCAGCTCCGCCGAGTCCCGGGCCGACGTCCACCGGCTGCGCGCCGAGAGCGACGCGGTCCTCGTCGGCTCCGGCACCCTGCGCGCCGACGACCCGCACCTCGCCGTGCGCGGACTCACCGGCCACGACGCCGCGGAGCAGCCGCTGCGGATCGCCCTCGACGCCCGCGCCACGATCCTGCCGACCGCCCGCATCCTCGACGGGGCCGCGCCCACCCTGCTCGTCGTCGGCGAGGACGCCGACACCCGGCACCTGCCCGGCGTCGACATCCTGCGCCTGCCCCTGCACGACGGGCGCATCGGCGTGCACGACCTGCTCGCCCGGCTGCACGCCCGCGGCACGCGCTCCGTCCTCCTGGAAGGCGGGCCCGCCCTGGCCGGGGCCTTCCTCGCCGCCGGAGCCGTCGACCGCGTCATCGGCTACCTCGCCCCGGC comes from Streptomyces sp. NBC_01408 and encodes:
- a CDS encoding SDR family oxidoreductase, yielding MSAILVTGGTGTLGTSLVTRLRAAGHDVRVLSRHSPDFPVDLRDGSGLDTATAGAEVIVHCASSPRGGDDVAAGRLIEAARRAGTVTNLVYVSIVGVDAVPLGYYRTKLEVERLLEASGLGVTILRTTQFHDLVARVVDTAAKLPVVPLPYGVRVQPIAVTEVADRLAELALPTPSGRVPDMGGPEIRTLPEWGRAYLDATGRRRRILALPLAGKAYAGFRRGGNLTPSHAVGRVTFAQYLAERGR
- a CDS encoding chitinase C-terminal domain-containing protein; amino-acid sequence: MLSPTRTRAMLLASGAAIAGLLLGGLSTGVSHAADHESCRPDGLYKTAGVDVPYCSVYDTEGREKMGADHQRRVIGYFTGWRTGKDGTPAYLANNIPWSKVTHLNYAFAHVGADNKISVGTDNANNAATGMTWPGVAGAEMDPALPYKGHFNQLTKFKKQYPDVKTLISVGGWAETGGYFGDDGNRVASGGFYSMATNADGSVNQAGIDTFADSSVEFIRTYGFNGVDIDYEYPTTMKDAGNPLDWQLSNARRAGLVKGYDALMKSLREKLDRAGAADGKHYLLTVAAPSSGYLLRGMETFQMQKYLDYVNIMSYDLHGAWNEFVGPNASLFDDGKDAELAAANVYGSSQYGNIGYLNTDWAYHYFRGSMPAGRINIGLPYYTRGHKNVQGGTDGLWGKAPATTCPAGAGLTKCGDGAVGIDNLWHDKDTNGVESPAGSNPMWHAKNLEKGIVGDYVTKYGFPANTTLTGTYARKYDSTLVAPWLWNAQKKVFLSTEDEQSVAAKADYVVDRGIGGTMVWEMAGDYGWNAAKGQYEMGDTLTSLMYDKFKAAAPYGAKKSGAALPTQAVDIKTEFTEFKLGDSNYPITPKIKITNNTNAALPGGTEFQFDYGTSAPNNASDQSGFGTKVISSGHTGSNVGGLKGDFHRVSLKLPAWQSLAPGASVDLAFNYYLPVSTPSNWTVNISGTTYALAGDRARGTTVVQPGGTQPPTTPPTTPPTTPPTTPPTTPPTTPPPGGTCTNPAYVPGTVYNSGNVVSHKGRNWKAQWWTQNEEPGTTGEWGVWKDQGAC
- the ribD gene encoding bifunctional diaminohydroxyphosphoribosylaminopyrimidine deaminase/5-amino-6-(5-phosphoribosylamino)uracil reductase RibD, producing the protein MRRAVELAARGLGCTTPNPVVGCVITDAEGTVVGEGWHQRAGGPHAEVHALRAAGDAARGATAYVTLEPCNHTGRTGPCAQALIAAGISRVVYAVSDPSPQAGGGAATLRAAGIQTTAGLLAEEAEQGNAAWLTSVRLGRPHVTWKYAATLDGRSAAADGSSRWISSAESRADVHRLRAESDAVLVGSGTLRADDPHLAVRGLTGHDAAEQPLRIALDARATILPTARILDGAAPTLLVVGEDADTRHLPGVDILRLPLHDGRIGVHDLLARLHARGTRSVLLEGGPALAGAFLAAGAVDRVIGYLAPALLGAGPAALADAGIKNISDALRLDITEAVRIGPDLRITAVPVTAPATATKEH